One Kitasatospora sp. NBC_01266 genomic window carries:
- a CDS encoding transglycosylase family protein, protein MTVRNATTNDTTARKRNRRRMAVLGGALATLPIAGLVTATASSAATTSTWDNVAQCEASGNWSINSGNGFYGGLQFTSSTWAAFGGTQYAPQANQATPAQQITIGEKVLAAQGPGAWPICSVKAGLS, encoded by the coding sequence ATGACCGTCCGCAACGCGACCACGAACGACACCACCGCCCGCAAGCGCAACCGCCGACGCATGGCCGTCCTCGGCGGCGCCCTGGCCACCCTGCCGATCGCCGGTCTCGTCACGGCCACCGCCTCCTCCGCCGCCACCACCAGCACCTGGGACAACGTCGCCCAGTGCGAAGCCAGCGGCAACTGGTCCATCAACTCCGGCAACGGCTTCTACGGCGGCCTCCAGTTCACCTCCTCCACCTGGGCCGCCTTCGGCGGCACCCAGTACGCCCCCCAGGCCAACCAGGCCACCCCCGCCCAGCAGATCACCATCGGCGAAAAGGTCCTCGCCGCCCAGGGCCCCGGCGCCTGGCCCATCTGCTCCGTCAAGGCCGGCCTCTCCTGA
- a CDS encoding dihydrofolate reductase family protein translates to MRIVITEFISLDGVVQAPGGPQEDTDGGFAHGGWTHPFFDPEVVGGAFAEALAKAEALLFGRRTWQTMAAAWPERAGDQFADRMNAIQKYVVSGTLGDAELTWENTTRIAGDRAVAGIRELHGRDGGDLLVMGSPTLARTLLGEDLVDELRLIVMPVLLGGGKTIFPRDGVLRTMELVSTVTSGTGVTVCTYRPVRG, encoded by the coding sequence GTGCGCATCGTGATCACTGAGTTCATCAGCCTTGATGGTGTGGTGCAGGCCCCCGGCGGGCCGCAGGAGGACACCGACGGCGGCTTCGCGCACGGCGGTTGGACGCACCCCTTCTTCGACCCGGAGGTGGTGGGCGGCGCCTTCGCCGAGGCGCTGGCGAAGGCGGAGGCGCTGCTGTTCGGGCGCCGGACCTGGCAGACCATGGCCGCCGCCTGGCCCGAGCGGGCCGGCGACCAGTTCGCCGACCGGATGAACGCCATCCAGAAGTACGTCGTCTCCGGGACGCTCGGTGACGCCGAGTTGACCTGGGAGAACACCACGCGCATCGCCGGGGACCGGGCCGTCGCGGGCATCCGGGAACTGCACGGACGGGACGGCGGGGACCTGCTGGTGATGGGGAGCCCCACCCTGGCGCGCACCCTGCTGGGCGAGGACCTGGTGGACGAGCTCCGGCTGATCGTGATGCCGGTGCTGCTCGGCGGCGGGAAGACGATCTTCCCGCGGGACGGTGTGCTGCGCACGATGGAGCTGGTCTCCACGGTCACCAGTGGCACGGGGGTGACCGTGTGCACCTACCGGCCGGTGCGGGGCTAG
- a CDS encoding alpha/beta fold hydrolase: protein MPKKVRERSRAMRRAGRGVLSTAVALAATVAVAGFAPASAQPAGILGAQTQTAHTAAGDVGYREVGTGSPILLIAGRGAGMDSWAPSLVDALAARHRVVVFDNAGIGETSALPGPLTISAMAEQTSALIATLRLHRPTVLGWSMGGMIAQALAVRHPAQVGRLVLAATQAGSGASLPIPPAAAAALDSPDLSVVMSVLFPADQGAAARGYVAGILQYPHYYAASPAVKAEQDAAIGQWMAGQEPAGRELGRIHVPTLVADGTQDALNPVANDHLLRQDVRGAKLVLYPDAGHAFLFQDAAAFAPIVERFTHRESSDRG, encoded by the coding sequence ATGCCGAAGAAGGTACGGGAGCGGAGCAGGGCGATGCGCCGGGCAGGGCGGGGCGTGCTGAGTACCGCCGTCGCGCTGGCGGCGACGGTCGCGGTCGCCGGGTTCGCGCCGGCCTCGGCGCAGCCGGCGGGCATCCTGGGCGCGCAGACGCAGACCGCGCACACCGCCGCAGGGGACGTCGGCTACCGGGAGGTGGGCACCGGCAGTCCGATCCTGCTGATCGCGGGGCGCGGCGCGGGCATGGACAGTTGGGCGCCGAGCCTGGTGGACGCGCTGGCCGCCCGGCACCGGGTGGTGGTCTTCGACAACGCCGGGATCGGCGAGACCAGCGCACTGCCCGGGCCGCTGACCATCTCGGCGATGGCCGAGCAGACCAGCGCCCTGATCGCGACGCTGCGGCTGCACCGGCCCACCGTGCTGGGCTGGTCGATGGGCGGCATGATCGCGCAGGCCCTCGCCGTGCGGCACCCCGCCCAGGTGGGCCGACTCGTGCTGGCGGCCACCCAGGCCGGCAGCGGGGCGTCGCTGCCCATTCCGCCGGCGGCCGCCGCCGCGCTGGACAGCCCCGACCTGAGCGTGGTGATGTCCGTCCTGTTCCCGGCGGACCAGGGCGCGGCGGCGCGCGGCTACGTCGCGGGCATCCTGCAGTACCCGCACTACTACGCGGCCTCACCCGCCGTGAAGGCCGAGCAGGACGCGGCGATCGGGCAGTGGATGGCGGGTCAGGAGCCGGCGGGCCGCGAGCTGGGCCGCATCCACGTGCCGACGCTGGTCGCCGATGGAACGCAGGACGCGCTGAACCCGGTCGCCAACGACCACCTGCTGCGCCAGGACGTGCGCGGCGCGAAGCTGGTGCTGTATCCGGACGCCGGTCACGCCTTCCTGTTCCAGGACGCGGCGGCGTTCGCCCCGATCGTCGAGCGCTTCACGCATCGGGAGTCCTCGGACCGGGGCTGA
- a CDS encoding alpha-galactosidase, whose translation MRTSPTTLGRLLKPALVLALTVAAAAPPLLLGTATPAHAQDNGASVTPPMGWSSWSFLRRNPTEANIEAQAKAMSTSGLVSHGYQYVNIDDFWYLNPSTTVDSYGRWVTDTSKFPDGMGSVGNYVHSLGEKFGMYLTPGIPVAAYNQNTPIAGTSFHARDIVSNTTSYEANYNFGSGSMYYIDYTKNPAAAQAYLNSWADQLASYGIDYLKIDGVGDWDAADVQHWSQALNQSGRTIHLALSNSLDVNNAATWRANANSWRIDSDIECYCSVGSYPLTDWSNVASRFQDAPAWTPYAGPGGWNDLDSVEVGNGSNDGLTPDERQSQLTLWAIENANLMLGTDLTNLDSSDLSLLTNDEVIAVDQAGHPATPVDRTSQQQVWSAPNGDGSYTVALFNLSSSPETVTAHFPDLGFSGSATVRDLWSHTELGSSTGTFSATLNPHASRLLRVTPSTGSHYTTLHYNLVNVSSGQYLSVNGASTGNDAGLVQEPADGTTDQQWQLVPTGDGSYKIDNVNSGLLANIPGGSRTSGTQLIQYQDDNAANSHWQLTSTGSGSYTVTARSDGQNMDVNGSAVIQATPNSGADQQWKLVPVPVPGMQYKLVNALSGGRMDVNYDSTADDASIVQWQDNGAADQLWTLAATSTGSYTITNVNSGKLLNIPGPSTIEGTGLIQYHDDGNSNSRWTLVDAGPNQVQLQSVYDGQLVDVDNGSLTDGATVLQWPDNNAANQKWSLVPTS comes from the coding sequence TTGCGCACCTCCCCCACCACCCTGGGCAGACTGCTCAAACCAGCCCTCGTCCTCGCCCTCACCGTCGCGGCCGCCGCTCCGCCCCTGCTGCTCGGCACCGCCACGCCCGCCCACGCCCAGGACAACGGCGCCTCCGTCACCCCGCCCATGGGGTGGAGCAGTTGGAGCTTCCTGCGCCGCAACCCCACCGAGGCGAACATCGAGGCGCAGGCCAAGGCGATGTCGACCTCGGGACTCGTCTCGCACGGCTACCAGTACGTCAACATCGACGACTTCTGGTATCTCAACCCCTCGACCACCGTGGACAGTTACGGCCGCTGGGTGACCGACACCAGCAAGTTCCCGGACGGCATGGGCTCCGTCGGCAACTACGTCCACAGCCTGGGTGAGAAGTTCGGGATGTACCTGACGCCGGGCATCCCGGTGGCCGCCTACAACCAGAACACGCCGATCGCGGGAACCTCCTTCCACGCCCGCGACATCGTCTCGAACACCACCAGCTACGAGGCCAACTACAACTTCGGCTCCGGGTCGATGTACTACATCGACTACACCAAGAACCCGGCCGCCGCCCAGGCGTACCTGAACTCCTGGGCCGACCAACTGGCCTCCTACGGCATCGACTACCTCAAGATCGACGGGGTCGGCGACTGGGACGCCGCCGACGTCCAGCACTGGTCGCAGGCCCTCAACCAGAGCGGCCGCACCATCCACCTGGCCCTGTCCAACTCGCTGGACGTCAACAACGCGGCCACCTGGCGTGCCAACGCGAACAGTTGGCGGATCGACAGCGACATCGAGTGCTACTGCTCCGTCGGCTCCTACCCGCTCACCGACTGGAGCAACGTCGCCTCCCGCTTCCAGGACGCCCCGGCATGGACGCCCTACGCCGGCCCCGGCGGTTGGAACGACCTGGACTCCGTGGAGGTCGGCAACGGCAGCAACGACGGTCTGACCCCGGACGAGCGGCAGAGCCAGCTCACCCTGTGGGCCATCGAGAACGCCAACCTGATGCTCGGCACCGACCTGACCAACCTCGACAGCTCCGACCTCTCCCTGCTGACCAACGACGAGGTCATCGCCGTCGACCAGGCCGGCCACCCGGCCACCCCGGTCGACCGGACCAGCCAGCAGCAGGTCTGGTCCGCGCCGAACGGCGACGGCAGCTACACGGTCGCCCTCTTCAACCTCTCGTCCTCCCCCGAGACCGTCACCGCCCACTTCCCGGACCTCGGCTTCAGCGGCTCCGCCACCGTGCGCGACCTGTGGAGCCACACCGAACTGGGCAGCTCCACCGGCACGTTCAGCGCCACCCTGAACCCGCATGCCAGCCGCCTGCTGCGGGTCACGCCGAGCACCGGCAGCCACTACACGACCCTGCACTACAACCTGGTGAACGTCTCCTCCGGCCAGTACCTGTCCGTCAACGGAGCGTCGACCGGCAACGACGCCGGCCTGGTCCAGGAGCCGGCCGACGGCACCACCGACCAGCAGTGGCAGCTGGTGCCGACCGGCGACGGCTCCTACAAGATCGACAACGTCAACAGCGGCCTGCTCGCCAACATCCCCGGCGGCAGCCGGACCAGCGGCACCCAGCTGATCCAGTACCAGGACGACAACGCCGCCAACTCCCACTGGCAGCTGACCAGTACGGGCAGCGGCTCGTACACCGTCACGGCCCGCTCGGACGGCCAGAACATGGACGTGAACGGCAGCGCGGTCATCCAGGCCACCCCGAACAGCGGCGCCGACCAGCAGTGGAAGCTGGTCCCGGTGCCCGTCCCCGGGATGCAGTACAAGCTGGTCAACGCCCTGAGCGGGGGCCGGATGGACGTCAACTACGACTCCACCGCGGATGACGCCTCGATCGTGCAGTGGCAGGACAACGGGGCGGCCGACCAGCTGTGGACCCTCGCGGCCACCAGCACCGGCTCGTACACCATCACCAACGTCAACAGCGGCAAGCTGCTCAACATCCCCGGCCCGAGCACCATCGAGGGCACCGGCCTGATCCAGTACCACGACGACGGCAACAGCAACTCCCGCTGGACGCTGGTGGACGCCGGCCCCAACCAGGTCCAGTTGCAGAGCGTCTACGACGGCCAGCTGGTCGACGTGGACAACGGCTCGCTGACCGACGGCGCCACCGTCCTGCAGTGGCCCGACAACAACGCCGCCAACCAGAAGTGGAGCCTGGTGCCCACCTCCTGA